Proteins from one Cyanobacteria bacterium FACHB-DQ100 genomic window:
- a CDS encoding DNA polymerase III subunit gamma/tau: protein MTYVPLHHKYRPQTFLQLVGQDAIATTLSNALKQNRIAPAYLFTGARGTGKTSSARIFAKSLNCISVDAPTDKPCGVCQTCQEITKGNALDVIEIDAASNTGVDNIRELIERAQFAPVQCRYKTYVIDEVHMLSNASFNALLKTLEEPPEQVVFILATTDPQRVLPTIISRCQRFDFRRIPIDDMTQHLTMIAEKEGIAIAEDALYLIAQISQGGLRDAESLLDQLSLLSGDITVERVWDLVGAVPERDLMALVEAIAQNQPETVLDTTRRLMDRGREPLIVLQNLASFYRDLLIAKTAPDRGDLVALTSPTWVQLCEFAKGVSIGTILAGQQRLKESELQLKNSTQPRLWLEVTLMGLLPSAVATESTQPIVAQSIAKPVQTIAPPIPEPIKPPVPATTPEPTPEPIQESPDSDLTDLEQLWQTIISNLQPLGTQALLKQQGSLLSFDGEVAQIGVAQKLLGLAQGRSKNIAAALTKTFGKEIKFSLVVAPTTAVTSPTPPPAPSPTEPSEPALPPFSNPTPPVTTNPEPHSESTPEEPPQPSYKRSDWEDDEVARAARTLAEAFNGSVVDADEAEIEAIGTPDEIPELEDAIDDEDDTEF, encoded by the coding sequence GTGACCTACGTTCCCCTTCATCACAAATACCGTCCCCAAACGTTCTTGCAGCTTGTGGGTCAAGACGCGATCGCGACCACACTGTCAAATGCGCTGAAGCAAAACCGGATCGCGCCTGCCTATCTCTTCACGGGCGCACGCGGAACCGGGAAAACTTCGAGCGCCCGGATTTTTGCGAAATCACTCAATTGTATTTCGGTAGATGCCCCAACCGACAAGCCTTGTGGTGTTTGTCAGACCTGTCAAGAGATTACTAAAGGTAATGCTTTAGATGTCATTGAAATTGACGCTGCAAGTAATACCGGAGTTGATAATATTCGTGAACTTATTGAACGCGCTCAATTTGCTCCTGTGCAATGCAGATATAAAACTTATGTGATCGACGAAGTTCATATGTTAAGTAATGCTTCGTTCAATGCTTTATTGAAAACTTTAGAAGAACCCCCGGAACAAGTTGTTTTCATTCTAGCGACCACTGATCCGCAAAGAGTTTTACCGACCATTATCTCTCGCTGTCAACGGTTCGATTTCCGGCGGATTCCGATCGACGATATGACCCAACACCTCACGATGATCGCCGAGAAAGAAGGAATTGCGATCGCAGAGGATGCCCTCTATCTAATTGCTCAGATCTCTCAAGGTGGCTTACGCGATGCCGAAAGCTTGCTTGATCAACTGAGCCTTTTATCCGGTGATATTACCGTTGAGCGCGTTTGGGATTTAGTGGGTGCAGTTCCAGAGCGCGATCTAATGGCGCTAGTTGAAGCGATCGCTCAAAACCAGCCAGAAACCGTTCTTGATACCACTCGCCGCTTGATGGATCGCGGACGGGAACCTTTAATTGTGCTGCAAAATTTAGCCAGCTTCTATCGTGATTTATTGATTGCAAAAACGGCTCCCGATCGCGGAGATTTAGTTGCGCTTACGTCTCCAACTTGGGTGCAGCTTTGCGAGTTTGCAAAAGGAGTCTCGATCGGAACAATCCTCGCTGGACAACAACGCCTCAAGGAAAGCGAACTGCAATTAAAAAACTCTACTCAGCCTCGTCTCTGGTTAGAAGTAACATTAATGGGACTATTGCCTTCCGCAGTCGCAACCGAATCGACTCAACCGATTGTTGCTCAATCGATCGCAAAACCTGTCCAAACGATTGCCCCACCGATTCCAGAACCGATTAAGCCTCCTGTTCCGGCAACGACTCCGGAGCCAACACCAGAACCGATACAAGAGTCACCAGACAGCGATCTAACGGATCTGGAGCAACTCTGGCAAACGATCATCAGTAATTTACAACCCTTGGGAACGCAAGCCCTGTTAAAACAACAGGGAAGCTTACTTTCGTTTGATGGAGAAGTGGCTCAAATTGGTGTAGCTCAAAAACTCTTAGGACTGGCACAAGGACGATCGAAAAACATTGCTGCCGCGCTCACCAAAACTTTTGGAAAAGAAATCAAATTCAGCTTGGTGGTCGCACCGACGACTGCTGTAACATCCCCAACGCCCCCTCCTGCACCTTCACCCACCGAACCTTCAGAACCCGCTCTGCCTCCATTCTCCAATCCCACTCCACCTGTTACGACCAACCCCGAACCCCACTCCGAATCTACTCCCGAAGAACCTCCCCAACCCTCTTACAAACGCTCAGATTGGGAAGACGATGAAGTTGCTCGTGCGGCAAGAACGTTAGCGGAAGCATTCAATGGGTCTGTGGTTGATGCAGACGAGGCTGAGATTGAAGCGATCGGCACTCCAGACGAGATTCCAGAACTAGAAGACGCGATCGACGACGAAGATGATACAGAGTTCTAA
- a CDS encoding erythromycin esterase family protein, translated as MPNATDTNLVGVVRQAACPLTGTTSDYDSLMDLIGDARLVLMGEATHGTHEFYQQRAEITKRLIQDKGFTAVAVEADFPDAYRVNRYVRGVNLDPTPEVALRGLQQFPTWMWRNVDVVAFVGWLRQHNDALTPSQSKVGFYGLDLYSLYRSIAAVLDYLDRVDPEAAKRARDRYACLDHFAEDAKDYGYAVTFGFGESCQEKVVNQLTELQQQSGYTQQEGQVAADEFFYAEQNARLVKDAEAYYRSMFEGQVSSWNVRDRHMADSLDNLVEYLDRQGNESKVVVWAHNSHLGDARATDMSKAGEWNLGQLVREKYGQDAVLIGFSTYTGTVTAAAHWNELPQLKRVCPSLPGSYEALFHETGLPQFWINLQAENLAVAGLRERRLERAIGVIYRPETERESHYFYASLPQQFDVMIHIDDTRGVEPIDRTVESITDEVPETFPSAL; from the coding sequence ATGCCAAACGCTACAGATACAAACCTCGTCGGTGTTGTGAGGCAAGCGGCTTGTCCACTAACAGGCACAACCTCAGATTATGATTCTCTGATGGATTTAATTGGGGATGCACGTTTGGTGTTGATGGGTGAAGCAACGCATGGAACTCATGAGTTCTATCAACAGCGAGCAGAAATCACGAAACGATTGATTCAAGACAAAGGCTTCACCGCTGTTGCCGTTGAAGCAGACTTTCCAGATGCTTATCGAGTGAACCGCTATGTGCGGGGAGTGAATCTCGATCCGACTCCTGAAGTCGCATTACGAGGGCTTCAACAATTTCCAACTTGGATGTGGCGCAACGTTGATGTCGTCGCTTTCGTCGGCTGGCTGCGTCAGCATAACGATGCCCTCACTCCAAGCCAATCCAAGGTCGGCTTCTATGGCTTAGATTTGTACAGTCTGTATCGCTCGATCGCAGCCGTGCTGGATTACCTCGATCGCGTTGACCCAGAAGCGGCAAAACGGGCACGCGATCGCTATGCTTGCTTAGACCACTTTGCTGAAGATGCTAAAGACTATGGTTACGCGGTCACCTTTGGCTTCGGTGAATCTTGTCAAGAAAAAGTCGTGAATCAGTTAACGGAGTTACAACAACAATCGGGCTATACCCAACAAGAGGGTCAGGTTGCAGCGGATGAATTCTTCTATGCAGAACAAAACGCTCGTTTGGTAAAAGATGCCGAAGCCTACTATCGCTCGATGTTTGAGGGGCAGGTATCGTCCTGGAATGTGCGCGATCGTCACATGGCAGATAGCTTGGATAATTTAGTTGAATATCTCGATCGCCAAGGAAATGAGTCTAAAGTCGTCGTTTGGGCGCACAACTCTCATTTAGGAGATGCACGGGCAACTGATATGAGCAAAGCTGGAGAGTGGAACCTCGGTCAACTCGTGCGCGAAAAATATGGACAGGATGCTGTCTTGATCGGATTCAGCACTTATACCGGAACCGTGACCGCTGCCGCTCACTGGAATGAACTTCCGCAGTTAAAGCGAGTTTGCCCAAGTTTACCCGGTAGCTACGAGGCACTCTTTCACGAGACTGGACTTCCTCAATTTTGGATTAATCTGCAAGCTGAAAATTTAGCCGTTGCAGGATTGCGGGAGCGGCGATTAGAGCGAGCGATCGGTGTGATTTATCGTCCTGAAACGGAACGCGAGAGCCACTACTTCTATGCGTCGCTGCCTCAACAGTTCGATGTCATGATTCACATTGATGACACTCGTGGGGTCGAACCGATCGATCGTACTGTTGAATCGATCACCGACGAAGTACCAGAAACCTTTCCCTCTGCCCTTTAA
- a CDS encoding phospholipase: MPRINSKLLKQSSSAAAGRLRARPIQPKGSGSPGLHPLKLAGKRDGLLYVPTAYRADSSNPLVLMLHGAGGNAENGLSIIQQWAEQLSAIVLAIDSREQTWDVILSHYGSDIAFIDQALSQTFSRYSINPNQIAIAGFSDGASYALSVGITNGDLFTDILAFSPGFIAPATQVGQPRCFVSHGKGDTVLPIDRCSRRIVPRLQQAGYDVLYREFDGSHTVPSAIADEAMQWFTTQSVIPH, encoded by the coding sequence ATGCCGCGAATCAACTCTAAACTTCTGAAGCAATCAAGTTCAGCCGCAGCAGGGCGATTACGCGCTCGTCCGATACAGCCGAAAGGATCTGGCTCTCCTGGGCTGCATCCGCTCAAATTAGCAGGTAAGCGAGATGGGTTACTTTATGTTCCTACAGCTTATCGAGCAGATTCTTCTAATCCTCTCGTGCTGATGCTACATGGTGCAGGAGGCAATGCGGAAAATGGACTCAGTATCATTCAGCAATGGGCAGAGCAATTGAGCGCGATCGTGTTAGCGATCGACTCACGTGAGCAAACTTGGGATGTGATTCTTAGCCATTACGGTTCTGACATTGCCTTTATTGATCAAGCATTGTCACAGACGTTTTCTCGTTATTCGATTAACCCGAATCAAATTGCGATCGCAGGTTTTTCAGATGGAGCATCCTATGCCCTTTCCGTAGGCATTACCAATGGAGATTTGTTTACTGATATCCTTGCGTTCTCGCCTGGATTTATAGCACCCGCAACTCAAGTCGGACAACCCCGATGCTTTGTGTCTCACGGCAAAGGCGATACAGTGTTGCCGATTGATCGATGCAGTCGTCGGATTGTGCCACGACTACAACAAGCAGGCTACGACGTGCTTTACCGAGAATTTGACGGTTCGCATACGGTTCCGAGTGCGATCGCTGATGAAGCAATGCAATGGTTCACCACTCAATCAGTCATACCTCACTAA
- a CDS encoding RtcB family protein — protein sequence MATIEVLTQISDVIWEIPTSYKDGMRVPARLYGTEKLIRELDDAVYDQITNVATLPGITKYALCMPDGHFGYGFPIGGVAAMDIEQGGVISPGGIGFDINCGMRLVTTNLTYKDVKPHLKELVDKLYDRVPAGVGSTGFVKLSRNDFRKVVEQGAQWCINNGYGWEDDLEFMEEQGCIKGADASKISEKAIDRGFHQIGTLGSGNHYLEIQVAKRENIFDKSLAKQMGITKPDQVVIMFHCGSRGFGHQVATDYLQRFLKVMDSKYGIKVLDRELACAPFDSPEGQAYFAAMKCGINMSFANRQVILHRIREVFSQVFGQSAEDLGMQLVYDVSHNTAKLEKHIVDGKERSLLVHRKGATRAFAPEMADLPERYKETGQPVIIGGSMETGSYLLTGVATGDQTFYSTAHGSGRTMSRTKARKTWRGDALQKQMQQRGIYVRSTSYTGLAEEAGGAYKDVDEVIEAAELAGISQRVAKLTPIGNIKG from the coding sequence ATGGCTACGATCGAGGTCTTAACTCAAATCTCTGATGTCATCTGGGAAATCCCCACGTCCTACAAAGACGGGATGCGGGTTCCGGCTCGGCTTTATGGGACAGAGAAATTGATTCGAGAACTCGATGATGCCGTTTACGATCAGATTACGAATGTCGCAACGCTTCCGGGAATCACCAAATATGCACTCTGTATGCCTGATGGTCACTTTGGCTATGGCTTTCCGATCGGGGGCGTTGCCGCAATGGACATCGAGCAAGGAGGTGTCATTTCTCCGGGCGGTATCGGGTTTGATATCAATTGTGGAATGCGGTTAGTAACCACGAACTTAACGTATAAAGACGTGAAGCCGCATCTGAAGGAACTCGTCGATAAGCTGTACGATCGCGTTCCGGCTGGCGTCGGTAGCACTGGTTTTGTCAAACTCTCGCGCAACGACTTTCGCAAGGTGGTAGAGCAAGGAGCGCAATGGTGCATCAACAATGGGTATGGTTGGGAAGATGACCTGGAATTCATGGAAGAACAAGGGTGTATCAAGGGAGCCGATGCCAGCAAGATCAGTGAGAAAGCTATCGATCGGGGGTTTCATCAAATCGGGACATTAGGATCGGGCAATCACTATCTTGAAATTCAAGTTGCCAAGCGAGAAAACATTTTTGATAAATCATTGGCAAAGCAGATGGGGATTACCAAACCGGATCAAGTGGTGATCATGTTTCACTGCGGTAGCCGAGGCTTTGGGCATCAGGTTGCAACCGATTACTTGCAGCGATTCCTTAAAGTGATGGATAGCAAGTATGGGATTAAGGTTCTCGATCGAGAGCTTGCCTGTGCGCCGTTTGATTCTCCCGAAGGACAAGCCTATTTTGCCGCGATGAAGTGCGGTATCAATATGTCCTTTGCCAATCGCCAAGTCATTTTGCATCGCATTCGAGAAGTGTTTTCGCAAGTGTTTGGGCAATCGGCAGAAGATCTGGGAATGCAGCTTGTGTATGATGTGTCGCACAACACTGCGAAGTTAGAAAAACATATTGTGGATGGCAAGGAGCGATCGCTGTTAGTTCACCGCAAAGGAGCCACTCGCGCTTTTGCCCCCGAAATGGCTGACCTCCCAGAACGCTACAAAGAAACAGGACAACCTGTGATCATTGGGGGCAGCATGGAAACCGGATCATACTTGCTCACCGGAGTTGCAACCGGAGATCAAACCTTTTACAGTACAGCCCACGGTAGCGGACGCACGATGAGCCGTACCAAAGCGCGTAAAACATGGCGCGGAGATGCACTACAGAAACAAATGCAGCAACGAGGGATTTATGTTCGGAGTACATCCTACACAGGACTCGCAGAAGAAGCAGGCGGTGCTTACAAGGACGTGGATGAAGTGATCGAAGCGGCAGAACTCGCAGGCATTAGTCAACGAGTCGCGAAGTTAACGCCGATCGGCAATATCAAGGGGTGA
- a CDS encoding GTP-binding protein, which translates to MTERTPLTVVTGPLGSGKTTLLRHILSVMPRKLAILMNEFGEIAIDTKILQGKNVEMADLGGGCVCCSLLGEFEAAVDEIIATVNPDQIIVETTGVAEPDALVFDIQESLPQVRLDGVVTVMDADGLVAYPQIGHTSRIQIESADLILLNKVDLVTETELETVIHKLQSFNKVAFIVRTVRCQIDLDLLFGIGRERLQPAPHHQHQLEVESFSYTAQSVYDRACFETFADSMNSTIYRAKGFIQLPEGTHLFNFVAGRWDLELFDAPATELVFIGKQVRQFQSNICDRLQACERSSGE; encoded by the coding sequence ATGACAGAACGTACACCCCTTACCGTTGTTACGGGGCCTTTGGGCAGCGGCAAAACCACACTGTTGCGACACATTCTGAGTGTGATGCCGCGAAAGTTGGCAATTTTGATGAACGAGTTTGGGGAGATTGCGATCGACACCAAAATCCTTCAAGGCAAAAACGTTGAAATGGCAGATTTAGGTGGCGGTTGTGTTTGCTGTTCGCTCTTGGGTGAATTTGAAGCGGCGGTCGATGAAATTATTGCAACGGTCAATCCGGATCAGATCATTGTGGAAACAACGGGCGTAGCGGAACCCGATGCGTTAGTGTTTGATATTCAAGAAAGCTTGCCTCAAGTGCGGCTCGATGGAGTTGTCACCGTGATGGATGCTGATGGTCTAGTGGCATATCCTCAAATTGGGCATACCTCTCGGATTCAAATTGAATCGGCTGATCTCATTCTGTTGAACAAAGTTGATTTAGTGACTGAAACTGAGTTAGAAACAGTCATCCATAAACTTCAGTCATTCAATAAAGTGGCATTTATTGTTCGCACGGTTCGATGCCAAATTGATCTAGATCTATTGTTTGGCATTGGTCGAGAACGCTTACAACCTGCTCCGCACCATCAACATCAGCTAGAGGTTGAATCGTTTAGCTACACCGCTCAATCGGTTTACGATCGCGCTTGTTTTGAAACCTTTGCCGATTCTATGAACTCAACGATCTATCGAGCAAAAGGATTCATTCAACTTCCGGAGGGTACGCATCTCTTCAATTTTGTGGCGGGACGCTGGGATTTAGAATTGTTTGATGCTCCCGCGACAGAACTCGTGTTCATTGGTAAACAAGTGCGTCAGTTTCAATCTAACATTTGCGACCGCCTGCAAGCTTGTGAACGATCGTCAGGAGAATAG
- a CDS encoding archease, translating into MPYEFLEEVATADIAFYAWGADLEEVFKAAGDAVINTMIENLDAIALTETRPFNLEDDALDLLLFNFLQEFVYYKDSELLLLRAQQIQIKEQAAIYHLTATMQGERLDRDRHHQRVDVKAVTLHQFELKKTDTGWSAQVILDI; encoded by the coding sequence ATGCCTTACGAATTTCTAGAGGAAGTTGCAACGGCGGATATTGCCTTCTATGCCTGGGGAGCCGATCTAGAGGAAGTGTTCAAAGCTGCAGGCGATGCGGTGATCAACACAATGATTGAAAATCTAGATGCGATCGCACTGACTGAAACGCGCCCGTTCAATCTAGAGGATGACGCGCTCGATTTATTGTTATTCAACTTTCTCCAGGAGTTTGTTTACTACAAGGATAGTGAACTACTTTTACTGAGGGCGCAACAAATTCAGATCAAAGAGCAAGCAGCAATCTATCATCTCACTGCAACAATGCAAGGCGAACGGTTAGATCGCGATCGCCATCACCAGCGAGTGGATGTCAAAGCTGTCACACTCCATCAATTTGAACTAAAAAAGACCGACACGGGTTGGTCAGCACAAGTTATTCTAGACATCTAA
- the rtcA gene encoding RNA 3'-phosphate cyclase yields MLQIDGSYGEGGGQILRTSLSLAAITGQPTRIDRVRARRAKPGLAIQHLTAVRAAAALCQAEITGDRVGSTQLEFIPTQPVQAGDYTFDVAETLGTGSAGAVTLILQTVLLPLALTTGTSTVTLRGGTFIPFSPPASYIEQVYLPTLQRMGVQAEVEILAWGWYPRGGGEIQLRVSGNGGSVGALHPIQLLERGSLQQIKGLAIVTELPSHIPQRMASRAENLLAEAQLKAQVKARRLKGVGAGAGVFLTVEYEQTRAGFGAIGKLGLPAEEVAAIAVQEFLDFHKTGMPVDLHLADQLLLPAALASSSSQYRAAQISLHLSTNAWAIEQFGLAKISIDQTEHQITVVPLIHKRTSKIAGSTQ; encoded by the coding sequence ATGCTACAGATTGATGGTTCCTATGGAGAAGGCGGCGGGCAAATCCTGCGAACAAGCCTCAGTTTAGCGGCGATTACGGGACAACCAACTCGCATCGACCGCGTTCGGGCACGACGGGCAAAACCCGGACTCGCGATTCAACATCTCACCGCAGTCAGGGCAGCAGCAGCGCTCTGTCAGGCAGAAATCACAGGCGATAGGGTTGGCTCCACTCAACTAGAATTTATCCCGACGCAACCCGTCCAAGCCGGAGATTATACCTTTGATGTGGCTGAAACCCTTGGAACTGGATCTGCTGGAGCCGTAACGCTGATTCTGCAAACCGTTTTACTTCCCCTAGCACTCACAACAGGTACATCAACCGTGACCTTGAGAGGTGGAACGTTCATCCCCTTCAGCCCACCCGCTTCGTACATCGAGCAAGTGTATTTGCCCACCTTGCAGCGCATGGGAGTTCAGGCAGAGGTAGAAATCTTGGCTTGGGGCTGGTATCCACGCGGAGGGGGTGAAATCCAACTACGAGTGAGTGGCAATGGTGGTAGTGTTGGTGCGCTCCACCCGATTCAATTACTAGAGCGCGGATCTCTACAACAGATTAAAGGATTAGCGATCGTGACCGAACTCCCGTCTCACATTCCCCAGCGGATGGCGAGTCGTGCGGAAAACTTGTTAGCGGAAGCCCAGCTCAAAGCACAGGTGAAAGCGCGACGACTCAAGGGCGTGGGTGCGGGTGCGGGTGTTTTTCTGACTGTCGAATATGAGCAAACAAGAGCAGGCTTTGGAGCGATTGGAAAACTTGGATTGCCTGCCGAAGAAGTGGCAGCGATCGCAGTTCAAGAATTTTTAGACTTTCACAAGACTGGAATGCCCGTTGATCTTCATCTAGCCGATCAATTGCTCTTACCTGCGGCGTTGGCATCAAGTTCTAGCCAGTACCGAGCCGCTCAAATCAGTCTGCATCTATCAACGAATGCTTGGGCGATCGAGCAATTTGGTCTAGCAAAAATCTCGATCGACCAAACAGAACACCAAATTACTGTCGTCCCTTTGATTCACAAACGAACTAGCAAAATTGCTGGGTCAACGCAATAA
- a CDS encoding DUF928 domain-containing protein, whose amino-acid sequence MTFLASMKTASAALGVVLIGTVTIAQFSNAQQRINFSPPTPPDPGTPSDRGQAGGSRGPCDDVYTGLAALVPSPHANVPADRWGLTVSDRPTVWFNVPTGITAGTLAEWRLRDATGKTRYKTSSRLPKTNPGVIGFSIPASVPLAIATYQWDLALYCDSAGNSASDPNSNTFDRPLVRKGRIQRVATPPALQQELKQAKTPLDRAKLYAKYGIWYDALTALGVQIQASQNNQVVLAAWRDLLRQQRLEGKTSATVTPCCQP is encoded by the coding sequence ATGACCTTTCTAGCCTCTATGAAAACTGCCTCGGCTGCATTAGGGGTTGTTTTGATCGGTACAGTTACGATCGCTCAATTCTCGAATGCTCAACAGCGAATTAACTTTTCTCCGCCCACGCCTCCCGATCCAGGGACTCCTTCTGACCGAGGACAGGCCGGAGGCTCTCGCGGTCCCTGTGATGATGTCTACACAGGCCTAGCTGCATTAGTTCCATCACCTCATGCCAATGTACCTGCAGATCGTTGGGGCTTAACAGTCAGCGATCGACCAACGGTCTGGTTCAATGTTCCCACCGGAATTACTGCGGGAACACTTGCAGAGTGGAGATTACGCGACGCAACGGGTAAGACGCGCTACAAAACATCTTCCCGCTTGCCGAAAACGAATCCCGGTGTCATTGGATTCTCCATTCCGGCAAGTGTGCCGCTTGCGATCGCCACCTATCAATGGGATCTCGCCCTCTATTGTGATAGTGCAGGCAATTCTGCTAGTGATCCGAACAGTAATACTTTTGATAGACCTTTAGTTCGTAAAGGTAGGATTCAGCGCGTTGCAACACCTCCCGCGTTACAACAGGAACTTAAACAAGCCAAAACCCCCCTAGATCGAGCCAAGCTTTATGCAAAATATGGCATTTGGTATGACGCTCTTACTGCTTTGGGCGTACAGATTCAAGCATCTCAAAATAATCAAGTGGTTCTTGCTGCCTGGAGAGATTTACTGCGGCAACAAAGGCTAGAGGGAAAAACCTCTGCCACTGTAACTCCGTGCTGTCAGCCATAG
- a CDS encoding CHASE2 domain-containing protein, with product MDYLIVLNLGQGNWQDGFPTVIAQLWESGRSTPMQFTGSLPAIPGIVDRYQRWRSLYTALYAHLGWRQTHHPDFEIDEEEVTHISASEFHQLSHDLQLQLNAWLSASSFRVIDRQLRTRLSPQDHIRLMIVAKDNQILKLPWCLWDFLTDYPHAEIALSLPEFARSLQLPAPPRRKKVRILSILGNAKGIDVERDRKLLESLPDSEIHCLVEPTAQDLQEKVWQANWDVLFFAGHSSTSEKGYIQINQTETLTIEQLKYGLRHAIAQGLKLAIFNSCDGLGLAQDLADLQLPQVIVMREPVPDLVAQEFLKSFLSAFSSGQSLYAAVRKAREKLQTLESEFPCATWLPVICQNPAEVPPTWQDWCGQKRRLLPPMTRSQAKTLALSTLLVTSLIVGTRWFGLLQPLELQAFDILMQHRPIEPPDPRLLIVRVEEEDIQKQPENAGSLSDETLERVLETLEQHQARVIGLDLYRDFPARRSSLKKRLQQMTQNDQLIAICKRPDPESNDPTGIAPPPGIGQSEVGFSDFLEDGDGVIRRQLLFASPNTIAACSAPYSLSVQLVFRYLFARQPQIAPTFTSNNHLQLGSTVFPSLTNPTGGYQRFDARGSQILLNYRSTKFPQDMAQQVTVRQLLGGQINLAAIKGRIVLIGVTASSSKDYAATPYGRSFSQRLPGVLIHAHMISQMLSAVLDKRSLLWVWSPGIEILWIGGWTLLGGLILWCFRQVNWIGFAMVASIVVLISGCWLILTQGGWIPLIPALLGLILNSSIVAYHFLAHRN from the coding sequence ATGGATTATCTAATTGTTCTCAATCTTGGGCAAGGCAATTGGCAAGACGGATTTCCAACCGTGATCGCTCAACTTTGGGAATCTGGGCGATCGACTCCCATGCAGTTTACCGGAAGCTTACCCGCGATTCCGGGAATCGTCGATCGCTATCAACGGTGGCGATCGCTCTACACAGCGCTTTATGCTCATTTAGGATGGCGACAAACACACCATCCAGACTTTGAAATTGATGAAGAAGAAGTCACTCACATTTCCGCCTCAGAATTTCATCAGCTATCTCACGATCTGCAACTTCAATTGAATGCGTGGCTGAGTGCGAGTTCTTTTCGCGTCATCGATCGACAGTTACGGACTCGCCTTTCACCCCAAGATCACATTCGGTTAATGATTGTTGCGAAAGACAATCAGATCTTAAAATTGCCGTGGTGTTTGTGGGACTTTCTCACCGACTATCCCCATGCTGAAATTGCGCTAAGTTTGCCGGAATTTGCTCGATCGCTGCAACTCCCAGCTCCGCCTCGACGCAAGAAAGTGAGAATTTTGAGCATTCTTGGCAATGCGAAAGGCATTGATGTTGAGCGCGATCGCAAACTCTTAGAAAGTTTGCCAGATAGTGAAATTCATTGTTTAGTTGAACCGACCGCGCAAGATTTGCAAGAAAAAGTTTGGCAAGCGAATTGGGATGTTTTATTTTTTGCTGGACATAGTTCAACCAGTGAAAAAGGCTACATTCAAATCAATCAAACAGAAACGCTCACGATCGAACAACTCAAATACGGCTTACGCCATGCAATCGCACAAGGTCTGAAGCTGGCGATCTTCAACTCCTGTGACGGCTTGGGGCTGGCTCAGGATCTTGCTGATCTTCAGCTTCCCCAAGTCATTGTCATGCGGGAACCTGTTCCGGATCTAGTTGCCCAGGAATTCCTCAAATCTTTTCTCAGCGCTTTTTCCAGTGGGCAATCTTTGTATGCTGCGGTTCGGAAGGCACGAGAAAAACTGCAAACTCTAGAATCTGAATTTCCGTGTGCAACTTGGCTGCCTGTGATTTGTCAAAATCCCGCAGAAGTACCACCAACTTGGCAAGATTGGTGTGGTCAAAAACGCAGGCTTCTACCACCGATGACGCGATCGCAAGCTAAAACGCTCGCACTGAGCACACTGCTGGTTACAAGCTTGATTGTTGGGACACGCTGGTTTGGATTGTTGCAACCTTTGGAACTCCAGGCGTTTGATATTCTGATGCAACATCGCCCGATCGAGCCACCTGATCCACGTTTATTGATTGTTCGAGTGGAAGAGGAAGACATTCAGAAACAACCGGAGAATGCTGGCTCACTATCTGATGAAACGCTAGAGCGCGTTCTCGAAACGCTAGAGCAGCATCAAGCGCGAGTAATTGGACTTGATTTGTATCGAGACTTTCCAGCCCGCCGCTCTAGCTTAAAGAAACGCCTTCAACAAATGACCCAGAACGATCAGCTAATTGCGATCTGTAAGCGTCCTGATCCAGAATCGAATGATCCGACAGGAATTGCACCACCCCCTGGAATTGGGCAATCAGAGGTTGGTTTCAGCGATTTTCTCGAAGATGGGGACGGCGTGATTCGGCGACAGTTGTTATTCGCGAGTCCTAATACGATCGCAGCCTGTTCTGCTCCCTATAGTCTGAGTGTGCAGCTAGTCTTTCGATATCTGTTTGCACGACAACCCCAGATTGCGCCCACGTTCACCTCGAACAACCATTTACAGCTTGGTTCCACGGTGTTTCCAAGCTTAACTAATCCAACCGGGGGCTATCAACGCTTTGATGCACGCGGAAGTCAGATTTTGCTCAACTATCGATCGACAAAATTTCCCCAGGACATGGCTCAACAAGTTACTGTGCGTCAGCTCCTGGGTGGACAAATCAATTTAGCGGCAATCAAAGGTCGCATTGTGCTAATTGGGGTCACGGCTTCCAGTAGTAAAGACTACGCTGCAACCCCTTATGGTAGGAGTTTTTCGCAAAGACTGCCCGGTGTACTCATTCATGCACACATGATCAGCCAGATGCTCAGTGCTGTATTGGATAAGCGCTCCTTACTCTGGGTCTGGTCGCCTGGAATTGAAATTTTATGGATCGGGGGATGGACGCTTCTAGGAGGACTGATTCTATGGTGTTTTCGGCAGGTCAACTGGATTGGATTCGCCATGGTCGCCAGTATTGTGGTACTGATTAGCGGCTGTTGGCTGATTCTCACCCAAGGCGGCTGGATTCCATTGATCCCTGCACTATTGGGTCTCATTCTGAATAGTAGTATTGTTGCCTATCATTTTTTAGCCCATCGTAACTAA